The genomic region TGAGGATCGGGCCGAAGGTCTCCTCGCGGACCACCTTCATCTCGCGGTGGCACCCGTCCAGGACGGTCGGCCGGTAGAAGTAGCCGTTCGCGGGCCGGGTGGCGGAGGGTTCGGGGCGCGCTCCGCCGGAGCGGACGACCGCGCCCTGCTCGCGGGCGGACGCCACGTACGCCTCGACCTTGGCGAGTTGCTGCGCGGAGACCAGCGGACCGCACTCGACGCCGTCGACGGTGCCCCGGCCGAGCCGGATCGCGTCGGCACGGCGCGCGAGTTCGGTGACGAAGCGGTCGCGGACGGACTCCTCGATGATGAGGCGCGCCCCGGCGGAGCAGACCTGGCCGCTGTGGAAGAACGCGGCGTTGAGCGCCTGGTCGACGGTGGTGTCGAAGCCTTCGTCCGTGGCGCAGGCGTCGGCGAAGACGACGTTCGGGTTCTTGCCTCCGAGCTCCAGGGCGACCTTCTTGACCGTGGGCGCCGCGGCCTGGGCGACCTTCGTGCCACTGGCGAGCCCGCCGGTGAAGGAGACCAGGTCGACGTCCGGGTGTTCGGAGAGCCGGGCGCCGACGGGGTCGCCAGCGCCGGTGACGAGGTTGGCGGCGCCGTCGGGCAGTCCGGCCTCGGCGAGCAGCCGGATCAGGTGGACGGTGGAGAGCGGGGTGACCTCGCTGGGCTTGAGCACGAAGGTGTTGCCCGCGGCGAGGGCCGGGGCGATCTTCCAGCTGGCCTGGAGCAGCGGGTAGTTCCACGGTGCGATCAGGGCGCAGACACCGACCGGCTCGTGCACGACGACGCTGTGGACATCGGGGTCGCCGGCGTCGACGACCCGGCCGCCGCTCTCGTTCATGACGAGGTCGGCGAAGTAGCGGAAGGCGTTGGTGACGTCGTCGACGTCGACACGGCCCTCCTCCAGGGTCTTGCCGGTGTCGCGGCTCTCGGTGATCGCGATCTCCTCGCGGTCCCGCTGGAGGAGCCCGGCGACCCGGCGCAGGAGCTCGGCGCGCTCGGCGACGGGACGGTGGGGCCAGGGCCCGTCGTCGAAGGCCCGGCGGGCGGCGGCCACGGCCGCGTCGGTGTCCTCGGTCCCGCCCTCGGAGACGAGGGCGAGGACGGTGGCGTCGGCGGGGTCGAGGATCTCGCGGGTCGCGCCGGAGATCGCGGGCCGCCAGGCGCCGTCGATGTGCACCGTCTCCAGCACCGCGTCGCGCGGTGCGTCCGGGCGGGGGGCCGACGGGTGAGAAGCCGACATGTAGTGATCTGCCTTCCGTGCCTGAATTGCTCCGCACCGGTCCGGCCGAGCACTGCTGCGTGCCGGCGTCCGGGGTACGGCGCACCAGCAGCCAGGACACCTGTCCGGCCCACCGAGATGTATGCCGAAAAGTTCACTCTGAGTGACGCGACTCACTCCTCACCAGGCTCGGCAACCCTTATGGGCGCCCGGCGGGAGTTCTTTTCCCGCCCCTCCGCAGGCCGCGCCGACGACGCGGCGCCCGCAACCCGGGCGCTGGAACGCCGGCGGCCCGGTGCGCATCGCGCACCGGGCCGCCTCATCAGGGGGAGCGAAGGTCAGACGACCGTGACCGTCCCTGCCCCCGCCTCCACCGCACCGGATTCCTCCAGGCTCACGCGGTACGGCCGGTCGCTGCCCTCCGCCGTGACCCGCGTACCGCTGCCGTCCCGT from Streptomyces sp. QL37 harbors:
- a CDS encoding aldehyde dehydrogenase family protein; this encodes MSASHPSAPRPDAPRDAVLETVHIDGAWRPAISGATREILDPADATVLALVSEGGTEDTDAAVAAARRAFDDGPWPHRPVAERAELLRRVAGLLQRDREEIAITESRDTGKTLEEGRVDVDDVTNAFRYFADLVMNESGGRVVDAGDPDVHSVVVHEPVGVCALIAPWNYPLLQASWKIAPALAAGNTFVLKPSEVTPLSTVHLIRLLAEAGLPDGAANLVTGAGDPVGARLSEHPDVDLVSFTGGLASGTKVAQAAAPTVKKVALELGGKNPNVVFADACATDEGFDTTVDQALNAAFFHSGQVCSAGARLIIEESVRDRFVTELARRADAIRLGRGTVDGVECGPLVSAQQLAKVEAYVASAREQGAVVRSGGARPEPSATRPANGYFYRPTVLDGCHREMKVVREETFGPILTVETFRTEEEAVTLANDTDYGLAGAVWTTDAGRARRVAGRLRHGTVWINDYHPYLPQAEWGGFGKSGTGRELGPTGLAEYRESKHIYQNLNPRPQRWFAG